The Flavobacterium jumunjinense genome includes a region encoding these proteins:
- a CDS encoding transglutaminase-like domain-containing protein gives MLKLIFPFLFISFLGLSQKKIDPTPEHINQAKELKAQFEKEDVVVLNGKELIEFKMDSKKEEITVLHTIEESLMNISSRADIQKYEMYDGQSSVLKFNLNYRDNKSVYLPVKDQAYKDQDLFHHDARVKFFNISFPVQGYIYNFESQKITNDIKYFTSIYFADEYQVLNKEIKIVVPNWLNLEFKEMNFEGYDISKEEIDNPKSEEKTIVYKIKNINARFKEQQSPGPSYLYPHLLILAKSYKVKNVSHALFNETKDLYKWYKSLVDQMKDEPTKLQSKVSELTKDVTSDEEKIKNIYYWVQDNIRYIAFEDGIAGFKPEESQKVFDNRYGDCKGMANLIKQMLKLAGYDARLTWIGTKRIAYNYSTPSLSVDNHMICTLIKDGKFIYLDGTEKYNPFGDYADRIQGKEVLIEDGDKFILNKVPVGSYSENKETYVFNAKIANNALVGEAKRGYVGESKVSFLNRYNNVKTDKKENVLNYFLNNEDKNVLVNEIKTSNIESREGELIIDYKLAQDNRVSSFNDEIYIDLDYDREFDYLDFKDRKTDFLFSCKKYLSTEIVLEIPTGYKVNNIPKDLHVETSNYKIDVSFSLKENKLHYKKSFIFQNAVIEAKDFEEWNTLLKDIRAVYDEQLILSKKTT, from the coding sequence ATGCTTAAATTAATTTTCCCTTTTTTATTTATTTCTTTTTTAGGGCTTTCCCAGAAAAAAATCGACCCAACTCCAGAACATATAAATCAAGCAAAAGAATTAAAAGCACAATTTGAAAAAGAAGATGTAGTTGTGTTAAACGGAAAAGAATTGATAGAATTTAAAATGGATTCTAAAAAGGAAGAAATTACTGTTCTACATACTATTGAAGAATCTTTAATGAATATAAGTTCTCGTGCAGATATACAAAAATATGAAATGTATGACGGGCAATCATCGGTGTTAAAGTTTAATTTAAATTATAGAGATAATAAGAGTGTTTATCTGCCTGTAAAAGATCAAGCATATAAAGATCAAGACTTGTTTCATCATGATGCAAGGGTAAAGTTTTTTAATATTTCATTCCCAGTACAAGGTTATATTTATAATTTTGAATCACAAAAGATAACGAATGATATTAAATATTTTACGAGTATTTATTTTGCAGATGAATATCAGGTTTTAAATAAAGAGATTAAAATTGTTGTTCCTAATTGGTTAAACTTAGAGTTTAAGGAAATGAATTTCGAAGGTTATGATATTTCAAAAGAAGAAATAGATAATCCGAAATCAGAAGAAAAAACAATTGTCTATAAAATTAAAAATATAAATGCAAGATTTAAAGAACAGCAATCTCCTGGACCAAGTTACTTATATCCACACCTTTTAATTTTAGCAAAATCATATAAAGTTAAAAACGTAAGTCACGCTCTTTTTAATGAAACTAAAGATCTGTATAAATGGTATAAATCATTAGTTGACCAGATGAAGGATGAGCCAACTAAACTACAAAGTAAAGTTAGCGAGTTGACTAAGGATGTTACGTCCGATGAGGAAAAAATTAAGAACATCTATTATTGGGTTCAGGATAATATTAGATACATAGCTTTCGAGGATGGAATTGCTGGATTTAAACCTGAAGAATCTCAAAAAGTATTTGATAATCGTTACGGTGATTGTAAGGGGATGGCGAATTTAATTAAACAGATGCTAAAATTAGCAGGATATGACGCTAGATTGACTTGGATTGGAACGAAACGAATCGCATATAATTATTCAACACCTTCTCTTTCTGTAGACAATCATATGATTTGTACTTTAATTAAAGACGGAAAATTTATTTATTTAGATGGAACTGAAAAATATAACCCTTTTGGAGATTATGCTGATAGAATTCAAGGTAAGGAAGTTTTAATTGAAGATGGTGATAAATTTATTTTGAATAAAGTACCTGTTGGAAGTTATTCAGAGAATAAAGAAACATATGTTTTTAATGCAAAAATAGCCAATAACGCACTAGTTGGAGAAGCAAAACGCGGTTATGTTGGAGAAAGTAAAGTCTCTTTTTTAAATCGATATAATAATGTTAAAACAGACAAGAAAGAGAACGTGTTAAATTACTTCTTAAATAATGAAGACAAGAATGTATTGGTAAATGAAATTAAGACATCCAATATAGAATCACGTGAAGGAGAATTAATCATCGATTATAAATTAGCACAAGACAATAGAGTTTCTTCTTTTAATGATGAGATTTATATTGATTTAGATTATGATAGAGAATTTGATTACCTAGATTTTAAAGATAGAAAAACCGATTTTTTGTTTTCTTGTAAAAAATATTTGTCAACTGAAATTGTTTTAGAAATTCCAACGGGATACAAAGTAAATAATATTCCAAAGGATTTACATGTTGAAACATCAAATTATAAAATAGATGTGAGTTTTAGTTTAAAAGAAAATAAGTTGCATTATAAAAAATCATTCATTTTTCAAAATGCTGTTATTGAAGCAAAAGACTTCGAAGAATGGAATACACTTTTAAAAGATATAAGAGCTGTTTATGATGAACAATTGATATTATCTAAAAAAACAACTTAA
- a CDS encoding DUF3857 domain-containing protein, which produces MKRKNFLLILCIGLSTIIYSQSKKDNEILNDLIWGASNNTVEIPEKWKNESAVFLLKSIDYTYNRPHNSIEYTRIIHEKIKLLDQAAVSDYSEFKYKKNNSYRSYGTSIVKSKFTLGVKIIKPDGTEIIVDSEKVIEEDDQNKLAIPNLEKGDIIDYYFHTNVIMGENDLYHYEPVEDIVNEIYPIMDYQFVLNTEKDFFILFNTFNGAPKLKEEDLNLKKNRDRVRKYSFNMKDVDKKESQRWFYPFVELPSYKFQVNFARTGKYEKRAYAFIPKEADSIKSIIKKEDIFEFYTDKFRPYGDLGFVSQFLKGKTFASDEEKVKAVYYFIRHKFFTNYIEAYVFSEAKIMNAFNYYGYNPILFNKEEEFVRYFAAFLKNEKIDYEILIGSNRYNGDISKLLLESNAEFVLKVKTENPIYIESFNHYSTVNIISSQLEGINAYALKVTDQKHIDDIETTQLPKSNYKENNTSDVIDLTISDDFSTINVLKKSKNLGQNKLDEQGERLMFYDYVYQDYEKYGSLSVLDYVKKKKDKDRYEKELDALILNLKEKQKESFKKLSANEFSLELEDYDFKIVNNGRFGKGDAFEMDESFKINKDLIKKAGPNYILQIGKMIGGQIALEEKEKIRENSVFMSYPRSFSDAITLKIPEGYSVEGIESLNFDVVNETGGFTSKATLEGNLLKIKTMKFYANNFEPKENWSKMISFLDVAYQFSQGKILLKKN; this is translated from the coding sequence ATGAAAAGAAAGAATTTTTTACTTATCCTATGTATCGGACTAAGTACAATTATTTATAGCCAATCGAAAAAGGATAATGAAATTTTAAATGATTTGATTTGGGGAGCATCAAATAATACAGTAGAGATTCCTGAAAAATGGAAAAACGAATCGGCCGTCTTTTTATTAAAATCGATAGATTATACTTATAATAGACCACACAATAGTATTGAATATACAAGAATTATTCATGAAAAAATAAAACTATTGGATCAGGCAGCTGTTAGTGATTATTCTGAGTTTAAATATAAAAAAAATAATAGCTATAGAAGCTATGGTACAAGTATTGTAAAAAGTAAGTTTACATTAGGTGTAAAAATTATAAAACCAGATGGTACTGAGATAATTGTAGATTCTGAAAAAGTTATAGAAGAAGACGATCAAAATAAATTAGCAATACCAAATTTAGAAAAAGGAGATATTATAGATTATTACTTTCACACGAATGTAATAATGGGTGAAAATGATTTGTATCATTATGAACCGGTAGAAGATATAGTAAATGAGATATATCCAATAATGGATTATCAATTTGTATTGAATACTGAAAAAGATTTTTTCATTCTTTTTAATACATTTAATGGAGCACCGAAACTAAAAGAGGAAGATTTAAATTTAAAGAAAAATAGAGATAGAGTAAGAAAGTATAGTTTTAATATGAAAGATGTTGATAAAAAAGAAAGTCAACGTTGGTTTTATCCCTTTGTAGAATTGCCTTCCTATAAGTTTCAAGTAAACTTTGCGAGGACAGGTAAATATGAGAAAAGAGCATATGCTTTTATTCCTAAAGAAGCCGATTCAATAAAATCGATTATTAAGAAAGAAGATATTTTTGAGTTCTATACAGATAAGTTTAGACCTTATGGAGATCTAGGTTTTGTAAGTCAATTCTTGAAAGGAAAAACGTTTGCAAGCGATGAAGAGAAAGTAAAAGCGGTGTATTATTTCATTCGACATAAATTTTTCACCAATTATATTGAAGCTTATGTTTTTTCAGAGGCTAAAATTATGAATGCTTTTAATTATTATGGATATAATCCTATACTTTTTAATAAAGAAGAAGAGTTTGTAAGATACTTTGCAGCCTTTTTAAAAAATGAAAAAATAGATTACGAAATACTAATTGGCTCCAATAGATATAATGGAGACATAAGTAAATTGCTACTAGAAAGTAATGCGGAATTCGTACTGAAAGTAAAAACTGAAAACCCAATTTATATTGAATCATTCAATCATTATTCAACTGTAAACATAATAAGTTCTCAGTTAGAAGGTATAAACGCATATGCCTTAAAAGTAACCGATCAAAAACATATAGATGATATAGAAACAACACAATTGCCAAAGTCAAACTATAAAGAGAATAACACTTCCGATGTTATAGATTTAACAATTTCTGATGATTTTTCAACTATTAATGTTTTAAAGAAGTCAAAAAACTTAGGTCAAAACAAATTAGATGAACAAGGAGAAAGATTAATGTTTTATGATTATGTATATCAAGATTATGAAAAGTACGGGTCACTTTCTGTTTTAGATTATGTAAAAAAGAAAAAGGACAAGGATAGATATGAAAAAGAATTAGATGCTTTAATTCTAAACTTAAAAGAAAAACAAAAGGAAAGTTTTAAAAAACTAAGTGCTAATGAATTCTCATTAGAATTAGAAGATTATGACTTTAAAATAGTTAATAATGGAAGGTTTGGTAAAGGAGATGCCTTCGAAATGGACGAGTCTTTCAAAATTAATAAAGATTTAATAAAAAAAGCGGGACCAAATTATATTCTTCAAATTGGAAAAATGATTGGTGGTCAAATAGCACTTGAAGAAAAAGAGAAAATAAGAGAAAATAGTGTTTTTATGAGCTATCCAAGATCTTTTTCAGATGCTATTACATTAAAAATACCAGAAGGATATAGTGTAGAAGGTATTGAATCTCTTAATTTTGATGTTGTTAATGAAACAGGAGGTTTTACATCTAAGGCAACTTTAGAAGGCAACTTATTAAAGATTAAGACAATGAAATTCTATGCAAATAATTTCGAACCGAAAGAAAATTGGTCAAAAATGATTTCTTTTTTAGATGTAGCTTATCAGTTTAGTCAAGGAAAAATCCTACTTAAGAAGAATTAA
- a CDS encoding S9 family peptidase, with amino-acid sequence MKKYITTILLITLGAINSYAQIEGSWKGTLDVQGTKLDLIFNVENKDGKITSTMDSPSQGAMGIAMDKTSFENNVLEIAFTQAGIKYKGKLENKVVNGTFYQGGMEFPLHLKKTIVEKPGNVSLPSSDSALAKLAGFDKANYKYKVEDYFQKPKASGFQMSPEGKYLSYQEKDKDGKNHLYVKNTTNGEINRAIEEKEELIKGYGWINDSRLIYVMDKGGDENYHIYAVNIDGTNSVDLTPFEGVKANFLNRLREQKDFIIISMNKENSKVFEPYKVNVNTGALEKLFTNTDVKNPVEGYEFDKDGVLRGYTKIVNGLENHIFHKPEGAKDFELLFQLDWKSTFRILSFNYASKNKDEAYVLTNLDSDKSRIVLYDLKKKKVIKEIYSNKTYDVSSIALSRKRNYEIDYLGYYGEKQVIEPVSKTYKDLNTIWTKEFKGNQFSIADVTENEDKYLLVVSSDKIYSRYYEYNAKTKKTSLLFDLMPQLNEKDMAEVRPITFKSRDGLTLHGYITLPKEALNGKKVPLIVNPHGGPQGVRDYWGFNPETQLFASRGYATLQVNFRISGGYGKEFLEAGFKQIGRKAMDDVEDGVRYVIEQGLVDENNVAIYGASHGGYATLMGLIKTPELYKCGVDYVGVSNLETFFSTFPAYWEKYRAMMYEIWYNMEDAKELEIAKEVSPINNLDKINKPLFVVQGANDPRVNINEADQIVTAMRAKGFEVPYMVKYNEGHGFYHEENSIALYKTMLGFFAQNLK; translated from the coding sequence ATGAAAAAATACATAACAACAATACTATTAATCACTCTAGGAGCAATAAATAGTTATGCGCAAATTGAAGGTTCTTGGAAAGGGACTTTAGATGTTCAAGGAACAAAATTGGATTTAATATTCAATGTTGAGAATAAAGACGGAAAGATTACTTCAACAATGGATAGTCCTTCTCAAGGAGCAATGGGGATTGCAATGGACAAGACTTCTTTTGAAAATAATGTTTTAGAAATAGCTTTCACTCAAGCCGGAATAAAATACAAAGGAAAATTAGAAAATAAAGTTGTTAATGGTACTTTTTATCAAGGAGGCATGGAGTTTCCGTTACATCTTAAAAAGACAATCGTAGAAAAACCAGGAAATGTAAGTCTACCTTCATCTGATAGTGCTTTAGCCAAGCTTGCTGGTTTTGATAAAGCAAATTATAAATATAAAGTAGAAGATTATTTTCAAAAACCAAAAGCATCTGGATTTCAAATGTCTCCAGAAGGAAAATACTTGTCCTATCAGGAAAAAGATAAGGATGGAAAGAATCATTTGTATGTTAAAAACACAACGAATGGTGAAATTAACCGTGCTATAGAAGAAAAAGAGGAATTAATAAAAGGATATGGGTGGATTAATGACTCAAGGTTGATATATGTTATGGATAAAGGAGGAGATGAGAATTATCATATATATGCGGTAAATATAGACGGAACAAATAGTGTCGATTTAACACCTTTTGAAGGCGTAAAAGCTAATTTCTTAAATAGATTAAGAGAACAAAAAGATTTCATAATTATTTCAATGAATAAAGAAAATTCAAAAGTTTTCGAACCCTATAAAGTAAATGTAAACACAGGAGCTTTAGAAAAGTTATTTACAAATACAGATGTTAAAAACCCTGTTGAAGGTTATGAATTCGATAAAGATGGAGTTTTGCGTGGATATACAAAAATTGTAAACGGATTAGAAAATCATATTTTTCATAAGCCAGAAGGAGCAAAAGATTTCGAACTATTGTTTCAGTTAGATTGGAAAAGTACTTTCAGAATTTTAAGTTTCAATTATGCGTCTAAAAATAAAGATGAAGCTTATGTGTTGACCAACTTAGACTCAGATAAGTCTAGAATTGTATTATATGACTTAAAAAAGAAAAAAGTAATTAAAGAAATATATTCAAACAAAACCTACGATGTTTCTTCAATTGCTTTGTCAAGAAAAAGAAATTATGAAATTGATTACCTAGGTTATTATGGAGAAAAACAAGTTATAGAGCCTGTTAGTAAAACCTATAAAGATTTAAATACTATTTGGACAAAAGAGTTTAAAGGAAATCAGTTTAGTATTGCCGATGTTACAGAGAATGAAGATAAGTATTTGTTAGTTGTATCTAGTGATAAAATTTATAGCAGGTATTATGAATATAATGCAAAAACAAAAAAGACAAGTCTGTTATTCGATTTAATGCCACAATTGAATGAAAAAGATATGGCAGAAGTGAGACCTATTACTTTTAAAAGTAGAGACGGATTAACATTACACGGTTATATTACTTTACCCAAAGAAGCTCTGAATGGAAAAAAAGTACCATTAATAGTAAATCCTCATGGCGGACCACAAGGCGTAAGAGATTATTGGGGATTCAATCCAGAAACGCAATTGTTTGCAAGTAGAGGATATGCAACATTACAAGTTAATTTTAGAATCTCAGGAGGATATGGAAAAGAATTTCTTGAAGCAGGTTTTAAACAAATTGGAAGAAAAGCAATGGATGATGTTGAAGACGGTGTTCGATATGTTATAGAACAAGGACTAGTCGATGAAAATAATGTTGCAATATATGGTGCAAGTCACGGTGGTTACGCAACTCTAATGGGATTAATAAAAACACCAGAGTTGTATAAGTGTGGAGTAGACTATGTAGGAGTGTCCAATCTAGAAACATTTTTTAGTACATTCCCAGCATATTGGGAAAAATATAGAGCAATGATGTATGAGATTTGGTACAATATGGAAGACGCAAAAGAATTAGAAATAGCAAAAGAAGTTTCACCAATTAATAACTTAGATAAAATAAATAAACCGTTATTTGTAGTGCAAGGTGCAAATGATCCTAGAGTAAATATAAACGAAGCCGATCAAATTGTTACCGCAATGAGAGCAAAAGGATTTGAA